DNA from Mugil cephalus isolate CIBA_MC_2020 chromosome 5, CIBA_Mcephalus_1.1, whole genome shotgun sequence:
GTGATTGCGCTTTGACCACAGCCTGCTGCCGTACTAGCAGAACTGTGGCTATTTGTCATGTTTAACAAGGTGTTGAGTCGTTAACTTTAACAAGACAGCCTGCAATTACTCAACACATTTGTACAACTGAGGAATGCTGTTACCATAACATGCTGCTACTTCCTAATGTTACACACCAGCGGCCAGAGAGCTGAAAATACTACACCGTGTTTCTACTGTATCTCAACACAACCCCCAAAGTCCTGCACCGGTAGGCTTCACTTCAGGGTGGTGGGTTTTATGAtcctttgtgttgtttggttttttgtCTTCACATTCAGAGCCTTCTGCTGCTCAGACTGTTAATTGATCCACCACCATTAGTTAATTCAGATCAGATTTATTAATTGTAGTGCAATTTATTTAGTGTTGAGGTGGTTGACCACAGCTAACAGTGAAGTAATTCAggacatcataaaaaaaaagaaacttattgtcattgttttgtaCACTCTACAATCTTAGGTTTAAGTAAGTGCAGACTTACTCCATATCACTGTCACtatgttgagtgtgtgtgtgtgtgacttgaATGTGTACTTTATGCATTTCTGTCAAGTTGTACTGGTTTTACCgtcttgtgtgtttgcatgtacaAACACCAGTGTGTCTTCGTGTGTGATATAGTGTCCATACAGCTTTTGTAATTTCTTTGTACTGAAATGGTAATTAACCTTTGTGATTACATATACTTGCTTAAAAAAGCTCAGGAAgtaataacacttttttttttgttttggtcttaAACCTGGGTCACTTCTTTTATGCTTTCAGACCACCAGGGGTCAGACTGAAGCGAATGATAAACTACAACAGTACAGTGCAGTTTGGACATTATTAACCGTGTTATATAAGTTCGTGCATTTGCATGTTATCCTTTGTGTTCTTACTAGACACCGTATCAGACAACTCATGATCCCTTGTGAACCGCTCTTTCATCATGAAGAACAAAGGGAGGTTTGTAAAGCTCAGTAACATGGACGTTAAAGTTACTGCCCTGtcaattaaaatttaaagttaaaaccgTCTGCATTTATGTCCCTTACTATTTAGACTATTACactatttaaaatttatttttggttATCTTTCCAAAACAGcacaacattttaaagaaacattcacaaaaccaaacaaaaagaaataacttGATTCGATGAGATTTTATTGAACACAATGAAACAGCAGACAGGCTGATACACACATTACCTCACGCATGTTTCACTCTAAATTGTTCATTTAGTCTTGCATCAGTTAAGATACAAGCAAGGCCACTGGGAATGTGCTCACACTCATTTGTCTGAACAAGGCCGCTCCTATGAACAGGACATaatgacaggaaataaaactataaaacacatttttggtaCAGTGGCAATTAAGGCTTAAGTATACATTCTGGTTCGTCCTTCAGTATCTACAAGGCACCCACTTATAAATGTCATTCAGTACAAACCATCtcaacatttgaaaataaatacagagtgCTGATACATGGACACGTATCACTGTGAACAAATCAAAAGCAGGTGATTTATGGACTGACAGCACGTTTGATTTAAGACCAAACATTCACCACAGAATTTATTAGCTTCTTTAGACCAGCTAAGATTTTACTACAATGTTTAATTCCTGTTTCAGAATGTATTAATATCAAATCATAACAGGAAATGAACCAAATCCGTTTCCCAAACACGTGATTCTGATTCAAAGGTCCCCACAGGTTTATTATAATCAGGAGTGTGTTCTTCATGTCAATTTTAGTTGATAGTTTGTCCGTCCACGGTTCGAAAGTGCAATGATATTTAAGTAGATTAAGTCACACTAGTGGTTCAACAGGTACAAGTTTGAGggcttctttttgtctttggcATTGATCTATAGAGTCAGCAGCCATTTTGTTAAATGTAGTCATCAGTCTAGATCTATTCGCTACATCTTCATCATTACACACTGATTAGGTGAATCACTTGAATCAAATGCCATGACTACTAAATGTTATATTAttgaacaggaaaaaaatatacagtttaaAAACAAGCTAACAAAGATGTTTCAAGATCACAATCCTTCTAGTTTGTCTTTAGCATATAATTTACTGATTGTCGACATTTCTGCACCCTGACATAGTCACCAACCGCCCTGTGAGCACACCACACCAAGACAAACACGTGCTCAGATTATACCTGtgaaaaatgatttcttttgaaCATGGGATGTTTGTTAAGGACACGCGTGTGAAACAAGTTGCACACGGAAAGGATAGTGTGTGTCTCAGTAACGAACGCAGCGAAACAGGGCAAAgagtgtgagtgcatgtgaCAACCAAAAGGGAcacagagaattaaaaaaaagaatgagtgtgtgtttgtgctacACTAGACTTCCTGGCCACGACACCACAGTCAGCGTGACTTTATTCTTCTGCAGCTTGAGCATGGGGATGAGGGAGGAGTTGTTCATTCCCACGGTTGTGGCTCCATTCACCGCTACGATCTCATCACCACACCTAAAGAGAACCACAGACTATTAACGCCTGACAAGTAAGAGCGATGACAGGATTCACTAGGTGATGACATCATAGTCGGGTTTCACTTACTTGAGGCGTCCGTCGAAGTGGGCAGGTGTACCAGGCACGATGGTTTTAATAAAGAAGGGCTGCTGCCCGTGGCTCTCCTCGTAGCCGCCAACGATGCTAAAGCCCCAGCTCTCGTTGTTGGTCTTCTGCAGGACGATGTCTCGGCACCAGTGCATTTGACTGAAGTGACAAATTCAGGCTCTTAACTCAAATAAACAGTGGAGGAACACATATCAGCTGACTAGTGCCACTGAAGGCAACGCTACCGTACCTTGGTAATCCCAGCCAACGAGTCCACAGTGGTGTCCAGTTGAAGCCGTCGTCTCGCGGGTCGTCAATGGGGTcgagctcgtccttgttggagGCCTCCGTGTCCTCCTCGGCGTCCTCGGACAGGGTCTGGATGACACGGAGCACCACCTGCGACTGAGCCGTCTGAGCCTTGAGCACGGAAACGGCCTCATTGTAGGTGAGCTGAGTCAAATCAACGCCGTTGATGCTCAGCAAAACGTCACCTGAGGACACACAGATGATTTCAGTTACAATAGATGCTTGTTTGAATCAGTGGCGAAGTCAAGTCGCTGTCAGTTTAACGAGAATAAGGTGAGTACGCTGTTTACAGATAAGACCTCTGCTAAAGCAGTCACTGTCAAGCTTCTAGTTAAGCACACATCCTCTCAGTCGTCCTTGAGCAAGTCATTGTAACTATAAAtaacagcaggaaaaaacacaatagcTCTTTCCTTCTcaactgaaaatgtgttgtgtttatttagccAAAGATTAAATTTATTGTCTTGATACCTTTTCTGTGTCACATGATAGTACTCTACTTGTATTTTGGACTTTGGATGCATCACGCAGGGTATTTCTGAACATCAAGGAAATGAATAGATGCCGCTTTATACCTCTTTTGATGGTACCATCTCGGTGCAGACAGCCGACAGGCTGCACACTCGTGATGTAAACGGGCAGACGGCTACGGCAATCCCTCCCGCCCGCAATGGTGATGCCCAGAGAAAGCCGAGGCTCCTTCTTTAAGCTCACAGTCTTCTCCTGACTGGAAAACCCACCTGGAGGATCCTGTATGAAGAATAAGACATGCTAATACTTAGCAACTTCAAACTTAACAACACAAAGTTAAATCTCTGccataaaatgaatgaaatctgtgCTAATCTCAGCCTCCACAGGATCCTTTTGACGCAATTGATCCCTCTCAGAAAACCACTTGTagaaacaaatgtgaaacatttgAGATGGAGCTGAGAGGTAAGAGCGGAGCTAACGTGTGAGGATCAACACCAGGCTCTCGTAGTGGAAAAGATGTGTGGAAAGTGACAACTTCAACCGGCCTCCTTGTTGCTCTCTGGAGTCTGTAAACCACCGGAAGGGAAGCTCGGGGGAGGTGGGGGCTCTTCCTCCCCACAGCAGGGAACCCATCCCCCCAGCAAGACGAAAAGGCACGACTCTGCAGGCGAAAGCTAACTGTTACCAGCTTTGATCCTCTGCCTCCCAAAGAAAGgaccaaaaaacaacaaggcaGTGGCCCCATAGCGGCAGAGTGAGCAGCACCCCGGGCCTTTTGATCAGGACAGAGGGAGGCCCCAGAGAAGGGCTTTCATCTCCGGTCACCAATACAGGTGTCTGCTCTCAGAGATTCTCACCCCTAGCCGGGGGGATGGCTTTACTTTCTGTTGACAGTGTATGGCACAACTCAGTGCGAGAGAAACAGTCACACTGTGTAAACAGTCTGCAGGACTTTGCCACCAATGTTAGTGGTTAGAGATGTGAAAGTGCAACAGCTGCAAAGGGCACAGATATATCTGGACGCAAAACATAGCGGTTAAAAAAAGAGGTCAGGAGAAAGTCTCTTATTTCGAGCATTGGCCCGTGAGGACACGACTGCACATTACCTTCATGTAGGTGGATTGGCGCCTGAAGTACTGCAGCTCAGGGGGACGCCTGGCTGTTCGGCTGTGCTGTCCCTCTCTGTTGCTTCCCCCTTCCTCGTGAGTCTCTGCAGGTCTCATCACCACAAAGTTCACGCGCACCTCACTGGCCTAAAGGACACACATGAAAAGACAGTAAATCCATACATTTCTGGTGCAGGTTTTTGGTGTTTATACTGGTAGTTATATATTGGTATAGTCAGCCATTCCTTTGATTATAGCAATTTCATGATGAAATCCGACTTAAAGGAGCTTGACTTTTAGAAtccacacatttacacacagacttctttatttttacaccaAATGCAGCAGTGATTGTGGGAATGTTGGCCCGTCTATCACTTTCATTTCATACCTAACAACTATCCTAAAGGGCATTTTGTAAGGACGTGCGTCATCCCCAGGGGAATTTCGAGAGTAATTTCGCGGACTCAAGTGAAAAGACCTCatagcatttttatttgtcaaagGCAAAATGCAAGTAAATGTGCTGTACAGATTCCTCCAGTGGAGCCTGTATTGAGGTCAGGCACTACACTATTGTGCAATGCTCTGGATAATATTTACAAAGCATTCAAAGTcaatgttgttttattattactgttgcaCTAATGCAGCGTAAGTGAAAGCAGAAGTTTGCCCTGTTGCTACATTCAAGTGGTTGTGGCAAGCACATTGAGCTTCTCcttctttggtttgttgttCATTAGTGTGTAAAATTTTCCATAAATTCCATAAATGCACCAACacagatgcatttaaaaaggctgaTGCGAAATCAATCTTTAAACTCGCAGCACGCTTTTAGAGGTGATCGGTAATACTGTTGAGTGAGTCATTTGTGGTTAATGTTGTAAAACGTTAATGTACCTGTATGATCTGTGCAGCGCTCTCAGGTGTGCCATGCCTCAAGTCATGTCCATTAATGGCCAGCACTTTGTCATTGTTCCTCAGTTTTCCGTCTTTGGCTGCCAAACCGCCAGACAGCAGGTCCAGGATAAAAACCCCGCTCTCATCTGATTTGCGGATGAGTTTGATGCCGAGCGGCTCTGAGCGCTGGCTCTTCATAAGCGTCACCTGCAGGACGGTGCCCGGGTTGTGATTGGAGGTAGCGTTGCCATGGGGACTGAGAGCAGGTTGGGAGGCAGGGAGGGTGGTGGAAGTGGAAGGGTGATGATCGGCCCGTTGATCCCTTAATTTGAAACCTTTTTCCTGCATGACGGTGAGCCTGAGGAGGGAGGGCTGCCGAAGCACCGCGATGGCCCGGGCGTGGGGAACTGAAGCCAGACTGACGTCATTCACctggaaacacaacaccacagaaATAACGATGTCAGTGGCAAAGCAGTCGCAGACAAACACTGCGCTACATACTGTACAAATAAGTCTGCTTCTATGTATGCTTTGGAGagtaatagttttttttatcaagaCGAAATGTGAGATTACAAAATGgagttacatttttttcaaaggGGAAGTCCAACAGGTTATAAAGCTCAGTTTCAATTTGTGATTGAGACTAGTATACCTTATTTCCTTCATCCTCTTTCTAGATTAAAATGATCTAGctataataaatacattacaaATAATAGTTTATAGGAGTTTTTCTGTTTAACATAAGTGCATGTCGAATTCATTTTTGCCTGATGTGAGAAAAGGTTTTGTCGATtcaaagggaaaagaaagattGAAAATCTGAGAAATGTAACCTGCGCTCACCTTCACCATACCTCTTTACCTCcacaaacattacaaacacacGAAACTACGCGGCTATAATTTTACGTCCTGAGAGCTGCCAGTTGGCTGGAGggtttttgctttcatttccaGGTTTGGGATTGGTCGGATTTAGAGGAAAAGCTGCATTTCAGAGGACACGCTGGAGCTGAAACAGTCTGTCAGCTCAGTTTACAGAGGTACCATGTAACAGGACGGCCAGAGGGTAAAAATCCAAAGGGGAGGACAATAGTGGAGATCACTACTTATTCATATTCCGCACTTTCAGCCTCCCCTGTGTAACTGAACGTGTGACTGCAAATGAAACACTAAACCAAATCAGTTGatatatacataaaacatttacattggTACAGAGCTAGAATCGGTCAAATCTAATATTCACATTAAGAAATGACTGACAGACTGCTATTTCTTGTATTACTTGCTCTCTCAGATTAAATATTTTCCAACACTTGAACACTGACCCTCACAAGCTGAAAAGGCAGTGAGTCAGTGACCAGGTAAAGTCGCTCACTCTGACGTGATGTTGTTTGGCAACATAAAACCACGCCTCGTTTCCATGCAACTAAACTTGTTTATCTGGATGATCTACTTTCCCGCTGCCTGCTTGAAA
Protein-coding regions in this window:
- the lnx2b gene encoding ligand of Numb protein X 2b codes for the protein MATIETKTVGGGSSSAAGLSWARVCKECGQQHEGQESHLYEYQDEVDDELVCHICLQPLLKPMDTPCGHTYCFHCLSSFLKEQDFCPVDRQRLQLHQCRPSSLLVRNLLDKLTVMCPHHTECQQQMQRCELQPHLHNRCPVFRRLREEAEKRKRPSWNELKGRKSDAESTGDAKQTTTQSRNPNRDQPEPGLINPAYEESEDDNTPLRSSLVAEANVVELFREEPEEELGLRIVGGKDTPLGNIVIQEIVRDSLAARDGRLAPGDHILEVNDVSLASVPHARAIAVLRQPSLLRLTVMQEKGFKLRDQRADHHPSTSTTLPASQPALSPHGNATSNHNPGTVLQVTLMKSQRSEPLGIKLIRKSDESGVFILDLLSGGLAAKDGKLRNNDKVLAINGHDLRHGTPESAAQIIQASEVRVNFVVMRPAETHEEGGSNREGQHSRTARRPPELQYFRRQSTYMKDPPGGFSSQEKTVSLKKEPRLSLGITIAGGRDCRSRLPVYITSVQPVGCLHRDGTIKRGDVLLSINGVDLTQLTYNEAVSVLKAQTAQSQVVLRVIQTLSEDAEEDTEASNKDELDPIDDPRDDGFNWTPLWTRWLGLPSQMHWCRDIVLQKTNNESWGFSIVGGYEESHGQQPFFIKTIVPGTPAHFDGRLKCGDEIVAVNGATTVGMNNSSLIPMLKLQKNKVTLTVVSWPGSLV